The genomic segment GTAGTATATGCAACTGTACCTGACTGAGAAGCATCCAAAAACTCATCGAGCTCAAAAATTCTGTTAATACCACCAGAGAGCTCAAGGAACTTCTTGTGTAGTTCAAGAATATCACCAAACGCCATAAAGCTTTGAGACACGACAGAAGCTAGATACCGCAATGCATGTGCCAATTCACCTGGTATCAAGACATCATTTCATGCAAGAAAGCGTGTTATATAGAGAGAACTTGCAAACTTATTTGGCTCATGTCAGAAAGTGTGACAGATCTTCTTCACCTTGAGTGGAGACAAGTGCTCTATCTCCCTTGTGTTCTAAAGCATACAACAAACTCAATCCCCAAGTCACATTATTGGGAAGTTGCTTTGTCACGAAATCATCAAGTATGCCATACACCCATTTCTTCTTCAAGAGCATGAGAGAGTGGTCCAGTAGTGCCCTGAATTTTGTGTCAACCATCTGTtccatgaaaaataaaaacaggtAAATAGCTAGCCCAGAACCCAACAGTTATAGCAAAGGAACTTAAGACACTTACAGCTTTTTCTCGAGCTCCGCCTCCAAAGAAGGCGATGGATTCAGCATGAGTGTTCAGTCTCTCGTGCATAAACCTACATAAGCAGGAAGAAGTTGGTCCAGATACTCTTTATAACGCAATCATCTGAAAAATTGGAGAAACGTAAAAAGAGTTACCTAAACTTCCCCTCAAGCTGCTGTTCTTCACCGGCTAGATCACCAAAATCGGGAGCAAAACGTCTCAGGAAACCCAGACCAAGTAACATATATGTGTAAAGTATGGCAACTCCCCTTTGACCAGTCAATAGCTTCATCCTCCAGGTGAAccttcaatttgtttttttgtttgtttgaaacTCAAACCAAGGACCATGAAACAGATATCAGGAAAACAATCCAACAAAATGTACTTACCACAGAATATCAACCGATGGCTTAACCATTCCAGTAAGAAGTCCAGACAAGTCAGTGGTCAACTTTTCCAGGTCACGAGTGAGTCTCTGGTCTGCGTCAATAGTATTGCCTGACATGTGGAAAACCTGCATAGATATGAACCCAATGAGATCTTTATTGTCTCTAAATTTGCGATATCAATTTACAAGAAAAGGAACAAACAAACTAACAGCCTCTATGAAGCATATAACAAACACAAATCAATATCCATTTCAAATTGGTGTGGATCAGCATACTTCTTACATAAGTGCAAATAACACATCATGCTTTCTTTTAGCCTTTAGGTCAAGTTGCACTGTTTAACTCAAGTTCATCGTCATAATTCAAAATGCATGAATGGGGTATGCTAGCATAGTATCTTTGAGCATCATAGATCTGAATTGACCTTGTAAAACGCATTATTTCTCAAGTAATTCCGTAGCAGATGTTGAGTCAAACGAATCCTCCACCCTAAAGCTAGCCTCTGCGTTAGATGCCTGAAAACAATGTTTGAACCCACATCAGCAAGGGGTTCCTTAAATGTAACTGATAGTCTAACAAAAACtccaaaatacataaaaataaagaacacAGCGAAGTTTTAAACTTgcataaaaaggaaatttactTTAATGAAGGAGCAATGACAGCAGATGCACTACTTTGGATAACACTCAAACCAATCAAACGAACAAATGCGGCTTTATCTTGCTCCAAGACATACTTCACAGTGGTCCCTGCGAAAATCACATGTGGTTGTCAGAAAAGTAGCCCTATCAATAACAATTAGGTAACCTAACAGAGTATACCATTCAAAGAGGCTATTCGGTCAGAGATTAATGTTCTTGAGACGACAAGGCAAGCAACCAAAAGCAGTTGTCCTCCTTGTTTGTCAAATAGAGTGGGTATCTGAAACATAACAGTGAAACGGTCAGCTACTTTTAGCATAAATGTGGGACGAATAAGTTagccaaatgaaataaatatttcgCCTTCCAAGGAAGCTAAAGAGGAAATGCACATGTATTTACTTCTAGGTTAACAAAAATTGGTACAAGTGTTTTCAACAAAATTCACACTAATAACTCAAGCTCACCAATGTGTTTAACATTGCAGCTACTCTTAATGGCAACGCCCTTGGCGATGTTCGAGGTTGAGGAAAACGAGGCAACACAACACTTTTATCAACAACTGGTGATTTTGCAATTGACTGTGTCAAGTACGCCTGAGCCTTTGAATTAGTAGTGGCAGATTCCTACAGCACCAAGTAACAAGGTTATAACCACCACAAAGCACCCCTCAacgaaagttaaaaaaaaaaatcataagctGTTGAAGACCTTTCTAGCTGCAGCAAACGCTCGTTGAACAACCATCGCATCATTTTGACGATCGTTCTCTGAAATTTTCGCTGAATCAACTCCAGCGTCCGTCAGAGGTGCAGAGTCGTCCCTGAAGTTTAGTCCTTTTAAATAAGTAAATGCAAAATAAAACTTTGATAACGCTCACAAAGATGGTAAAGAAACAATTCCAACCTCTTGTAGTGAACACTCCATCCCCCTTCTCCATCTAATGACAGAACAACGTCATGGAATGCAACAAGGGCTGGACGATGGGAGATTGTTATGCAAGAAGTTCCCATAGCTCGAACCTTAGCAGCAAAACGTTCTTCCATATCAGTTGTCACAGCACTCGTGCACTCATCAAGAATTGCAAATTTAGGTTTGTGGTAGAACAGTCTGGCCATTCCCAATCTCTGTTGCTCTCCAAGAGATAATTCATCACCCCAATTAACCTCCTTGTCAGGTCGGTAGCGATCCAATAAATATTCTAGGTCAACCTACAAAAGCAGAAAGTCCACAAAAATaagcaaaacaaacaaatcCTGACAGAAAACGCTATTCACTGGTTCTAAGTAAATAGAATACCAACATTTTCCAATAGCTCCACCATTCCAGTCTCAGTGAGCGGTACAGTCTCTTGATCAGACGTAAGAGGATATATTAACTGGTCACGAAGTGTTCCAACTGCCATATAGGGCCGTTGGGGCACGTAGAAGATCTCTTTGTTAAGATCAGAACCAACTCCAGGCTTCACAATGTGGCCAGACACCAGGGGCCATAGACCTCCTAGTACTCGGAAAAGGGAACTCTTGCCACTTCCATTAGGACCTACAATACatattgtttaataattaaatgaaaagaGAGAATAATGATAACATCAGGCAGACTGATATCAACATAGCAAACGTGAATGTTATTGCATAAACTAAAGTAAAAGAATTGAATAACAGAAGGTGTCGACTAAATAAATCTCAGAAGATGATGTGTTGCCACACCATTCCCTAACACCCTAATCGTTGAACTGGGCATGAATGAGTCGTCTATAAATAGGTATAGCAAATCAAACTTTGACAAGGTTATATGGCTATCCCTTCCCCCCGTATACAAGAAGAATTACTTCTTCCAGTGGATCTTCAGTTCACATCCCCATTTCTTAATTCTCTTCATAAAGACAACAAAGGGTACTAAAATTTCCATCTTTGCTTCTCATCCCAAGGATCATAGAACAATAAAGTAGCAGCATAGGCCATTCTATCAATAATTTTTGCTATGAAAAGGAAATTTGTTAGTAACAAAATGTCACTCCCTAGAAGTAAAGCGTTCACCTGTAATAAGAAGATTAGATCCTTGCTCAACTCGAAGGGTGAGATCCTCCACCAAAACATTTCCCGTTGGAGTAACAACCTGAAGTGCATTAAGTAATATTAAGAACACAGGCCTTTGGAGAAGGATGACAAGAACATTGAATCTGTGTTCGAACTACCTTGACACCCGAAAACTCAACATAGCTAGCCTCAGTAAGGTAATTTCTGCTTCTATTTCTCTGTAAAGATGTTTTATCATCACCACTGAGTTCTCTCGAGACAGCCATCAACTCATGGATTCGGTCAGCAAAACCACTGTTGGAAGcaaaaacatttcaataattAGAAAGCATAGCCACCACAACTGATGGGTGTAAAATTAAGTGTAATTAATTTCTCCATCGCATATAAACTCACTAATAGCGCAAAAGTAAACGGCTAGGAAGAATGTTTCTTAAATCAGAAATTTTTTTTCATCCTCGCTAATGTTCTATAGGGACTAACAACTGAACTCTTACTCTTTTGCTTACGGTAAACAAAATCAACTCTCCTTAATAAAGCACTTAACAGCAAAGAAATACATATGTCCGCAGATTTTCAGACAAACGGCTACACAATGTTTCAGTTTAAAAAGTTTGGCATGAGATTTATCATAACGTATTACCTGAGTCGGCTGAGCCGCCTGGAACTTATAGAAAGTGTTCCTAACGCCTGAAAGAGAGAAATAATGACACTGGTGTGATATCTTATATTGCTTAGCATCTCTGCTCTCCCTAAGGTCGAGTCATCAGGTCTTAGATGCCCAGAGAAGAATGGCTCGATGATCAGAATAACAGCAACTGTGGCACCAAGATACTTCAGCAGAAAATCTTGGATCATGCCAAACCACCAGTGATCATGAAGGACGTCACTCATATGAGTAACAAGATTCTTGAACTTTTGTTGTATATGAGATTCTTCCCTGGTTTCCCCACCATAGAATGCTATGCTTTCCGAGTGAGTCCTTAAGCGTGAATGAAGTTGGCGGTACTCCCCTTCCAACTGCTGCTCTTTGGACATCAATTTGCCAAAAGAAGGAGAAAAGGTCCTTATCGCAGTACCGGCTCCCAGTACATATGCCTGGACAACACTTGTTCAAGTTAGTTCATAAATGGCCCAGTCCAGAGTCAATGTTGCAAACAcagaaaactaaacaaaaaaatcacCAGTATCCAGAAGATGTATTTTGGACTAGCATATGAACAAAGGCGCCATGCATACAAAATCCCATCAGTAACTGCTGTCAAATCATCCTGTATAAGCTCGCTCAATTCTGAGGAGAATCTTGGTACATCGCTGGCAATTCGCTGCTCCGGGTGCGTAATCCGACCATCCACATGTGATATTTTATAGTATACCATATTCTGAAACAATCATAAATGAAGATTAAATTTGCATCCAGCAGTGTGAAGTATAATAGATATGCTCACTTCTCAAAAACATAATACCACAAAAGAAATGGTAAATAATTGAATTGCCTCCATACAAAAAGACACAGAAATGGTTACCTCAAAGTAATGTGAATGGATAAGTTTCGTCAATATCTTTCTGAAACGCAAACTCAAGGCCCCAGTTATGTACTTTGACGTAGCGTGCGTAGTCGATAGCATGAAACACAAGAAAATATTCTCGGAGATAAGACGTAGAAACAGTGGGGCACGCCTTAAGAAAGCGGCACGGAATAGGAAACCTTGAACTTTCGCCAATCTATTGCTCAAAGCAGTTCTGAAAACCTGTGATTTGCAAAAAGTATAAAAGATAGAGAAAAATAATCATAACTTTTTGGTCAGCTATTGGGGGGGGAGATAACATGAAACAAAAGCATGAAGCATCAACAGGAATCAATATAAGGAAAGTATAGAGAGGAAATGCATACCACAGTGGCGAGTAGTGCGAGAAGATCCCTGGCACCCATTTTTCCCATCTGAGACAAGAGAATAGCAGTGAGAACCTGAAGAGACTTCAATCCTCCTCCTTTCTTCTTTGATGTGGCTTTCTTTGCATTCTTATTGTTTCC from the Raphanus sativus cultivar WK10039 unplaced genomic scaffold, ASM80110v3 Scaffold3149, whole genome shotgun sequence genome contains:
- the LOC130506354 gene encoding ABC transporter D family member 1-like translates to MPSLQLLQLTERGRSLVASRRKSILLAAGIVAAGGAFYLKSRISSPRLDSSRGRSGGDGEALEKRTGNNKNAKKATSKKKGGGLKSLQVLTAILLSQMGKMGARDLLALLATVVFRTALSNRLAKVQGFLFRAAFLRRAPLFLRLISENIFLCFMLSTTHATSKYITGALSLRFRKILTKLIHSHYFENMVYYKISHVDGRITHPEQRIASDVPRFSSELSELIQDDLTAVTDGILYAWRLCSYASPKYIFWILAYVLGAGTAIRTFSPSFGKLMSKEQQLEGEYRQLHSRLRTHSESIAFYGGETREESHIQQKFKNLVTHMSDVLHDHWWFGMIQDFLLKYLGATVAVILIIEPFFSGHLRPDDSTLGRAEMLSNIRYHTSVIISLFQALGTLSISSRRLSRLSGFADRIHELMAVSRELSGDDKTSLQRNRSRNYLTEASYVEFSGVKVVTPTGNVLVEDLTLRVEQGSNLLITGPNGSGKSSLFRVLGGLWPLVSGHIVKPGVGSDLNKEIFYVPQRPYMAVGTLRDQLIYPLTSDQETVPLTETGMVELLENVDLEYLLDRYRPDKEVNWGDELSLGEQQRLGMARLFYHKPKFAILDECTSAVTTDMEERFAAKVRAMGTSCITISHRPALVAFHDVVLSLDGEGGWSVHYKRDDSAPLTDAGVDSAKISENDRQNDAMVVQRAFAAARKESATTNSKAQAYLTQSIAKSPVVDKSVVLPRFPQPRTSPRALPLRVAAMLNTLIPTLFDKQGGQLLLVACLVVSRTLISDRIASLNGTTVKYVLEQDKAAFVRLIGLSVIQSSASAVIAPSLKHLTQRLALGWRIRLTQHLLRNYLRNNAFYKVFHMSGNTIDADQRLTRDLEKLTTDLSGLLTGMVKPSVDILWFTWRMKLLTGQRGVAILYTYMLLGLGFLRRFAPDFGDLAGEEQQLEGKFRFMHERLNTHAESIAFFGGGAREKAMVDTKFRALLDHSLMLLKKKWVYGILDDFVTKQLPNNVTWGLSLLYALEHKGDRALVSTQGELAHALRYLASVVSQSFMAFGDILELHKKFLELSGGINRIFELDEFLDASQSGVTSENHTSRLDSQDRISFSEVDIITPAQKLMASQLSCEIIAGKSLLVTGPNGSGKTSVFRVLRDIWPTVCGRLAKPSLDIKELGSGNGIFFVPQRPYTCLGTLRDQIIYPLSKDEAEKRAAKFYYTNNGESSTEAGSVLDAHLKTILENVRLVYLLERDESGWDATTNWEDILSLGEQQRLGMARLFFHRPKFGILDECTNATSVDVEEQLYRVAKDMGVTFITSSQVSSCFLSIIIII